A genomic region of Pseudoalteromonas piscicida contains the following coding sequences:
- a CDS encoding hemolysin family protein, with protein MDFFWVLLLISLSAVFALCEISLAAARKVKLQTLFDLGDVRAKKVLYLQANAHQFFAAVQVVLNALAIVAGMIGESVFTPYVLQLLNWVASFMFADVAAHASMLLQISTVVSFLLITSLFVLFADLLPKRIAMVIPETIAMRFIHLMLASVWIFKPIIWLFNVFADWIIKLFNLPNERDEQVTRDDIYAVVDQSAEQGELCEHEYNIIGNVLDLNQTNITQAMINRDAIVWLDIQESEENLSTLIQAHSFQQYLLCDGSLDKVIAAPEAKQLLSNILAKKPLLDGQQQEFHKPVILLDTLSLSDALDGLKSHESNCAVVINEFSTVVGMVTLSSILNLIALKDDQAIEAQFRQKDNTRWLVQGDMSIKDFQASVIEYEFEPIEAIETLAGFVIHRLKHFPAEGESLEVDGFKFKVIEIQGLAIRQIEVTKEPQL; from the coding sequence GTGGACTTTTTTTGGGTGTTGTTACTCATTAGCTTGAGTGCAGTTTTCGCGCTGTGTGAAATATCATTGGCAGCGGCACGCAAAGTTAAATTACAAACCTTATTTGATCTTGGTGACGTTAGAGCCAAGAAAGTATTATATTTGCAAGCCAATGCGCATCAGTTTTTTGCTGCGGTACAGGTGGTACTCAATGCCTTGGCAATTGTTGCGGGTATGATAGGTGAGTCGGTGTTTACCCCTTATGTATTGCAACTACTAAACTGGGTTGCAAGTTTTATGTTTGCCGATGTTGCGGCTCATGCCTCGATGTTATTGCAAATATCCACAGTGGTGTCGTTTTTACTGATCACATCGTTATTTGTATTGTTTGCTGATTTATTGCCAAAACGAATAGCCATGGTCATTCCAGAAACTATCGCGATGCGATTTATCCATCTTATGCTCGCCAGTGTATGGATTTTTAAGCCCATTATTTGGCTATTTAACGTGTTTGCTGATTGGATTATAAAGCTATTCAATTTACCAAATGAACGTGACGAACAAGTCACGCGTGATGATATTTATGCGGTGGTTGATCAAAGTGCTGAGCAGGGGGAACTGTGCGAGCATGAGTACAATATCATTGGCAATGTGCTCGACCTTAACCAGACTAATATTACCCAAGCGATGATCAACCGCGATGCAATCGTGTGGTTAGACATTCAAGAATCAGAAGAAAACCTGAGCACGTTAATTCAAGCGCACAGTTTTCAACAGTATCTGCTGTGTGATGGCTCGCTCGATAAAGTCATTGCTGCACCTGAAGCCAAACAACTACTTAGCAATATTTTGGCTAAAAAGCCGTTACTGGATGGTCAACAACAAGAATTCCATAAGCCGGTCATTTTACTTGATACCCTAAGTCTTTCCGATGCGCTAGATGGGCTGAAAAGTCATGAAAGCAACTGTGCAGTGGTGATCAATGAATTCTCAACTGTGGTTGGGATGGTAACCTTATCCAGCATCTTGAATTTAATTGCACTGAAAGACGACCAAGCAATAGAAGCCCAATTTCGACAAAAGGATAACACCCGATGGCTAGTGCAGGGTGATATGTCGATTAAGGACTTTCAAGCTTCGGTGATTGAATACGAGTTTGAACCGATTGAAGCCATAGAAACCTTAGCCGGTTTTGTGATCCACAGGTTAAAGCATTTTCCTGCCGAAGGAGAGTCGTTAGAAGTGGATGGTTTTAAGTTCAAAGTAATAGAAATTCAAGGATTGGCCATTAGGCAAATTGAAGTAACCAAAGAGCCCCAACTATAA